Proteins encoded within one genomic window of Halodesulfurarchaeum formicicum:
- a CDS encoding DUF502 domain-containing protein, whose translation MNGQDLLRTLRTGFVSGVVVVAPLVVTWLVLSVLFGWLVSAIDPLLVLWPGETGFVENAVALVLLVGVITGLGIAFRRGTGDELIVQFDHVMERIPIVRTIYSPTREASTALLKHGDQFERVVLVEWPRKGVYTLGFVTDETPDRLSTRLPESEYVDVYIPMSPNPMGGYLTIVARSKVIATELSVTEGLRIVVTTGLYGDREADLP comes from the coding sequence GTGAACGGGCAGGATCTACTGCGGACGCTCCGAACGGGGTTCGTGAGCGGCGTGGTCGTCGTGGCCCCGCTCGTGGTCACCTGGCTCGTGCTGTCCGTCCTCTTTGGCTGGCTCGTCTCCGCGATCGATCCCCTGCTCGTACTCTGGCCCGGCGAGACCGGGTTCGTCGAGAACGCCGTGGCCCTGGTCTTGCTCGTGGGAGTCATCACCGGACTCGGAATCGCGTTTCGACGGGGGACCGGCGACGAACTAATCGTCCAGTTCGATCACGTCATGGAGCGGATTCCGATCGTCCGCACCATCTACTCGCCGACGCGTGAGGCCTCGACGGCCCTGCTGAAACACGGCGACCAGTTCGAGCGAGTCGTCCTCGTCGAGTGGCCACGGAAGGGTGTCTACACGCTCGGATTCGTGACCGACGAGACCCCGGATCGGCTCTCGACCCGGCTTCCGGAGTCGGAGTACGTGGACGTCTACATCCCGATGAGCCCGAACCCGATGGGCGGCTATCTCACCATCGTGGCCCGCTCGAAGGTCATCGCGACGGAACTCTCGGTCACCGAGGGACTCCGGATCGTCGTGACCACCGGGCTCTACGGGGACCGGGAGGCAGACCTCCCCTAG
- the pyrH gene encoding UMP kinase codes for MRVVVSIGGSVLAPDLEESVVQGHADAIEQLDATGIDLGVVVGGGSVAREYIEAARNLGENEIALDDIGIGVTRLNARLLIAALDDIAAPAPIESYQGGLEAMRRGDVPVLGGVTPGQTTDAVSAALAEYVEADLLVYATSVPGVFTADPDEDETARHIEAMTPQELIDVIVDTELVAGSSAPVDLLAAKLIERSGMRTIVLDGTDPDRLVDAVLRGDHDGTDVTADGAQTMLPEWQ; via the coding sequence CTGACGCCATCGAACAACTGGACGCGACCGGGATCGACCTCGGCGTGGTCGTGGGTGGCGGGTCGGTCGCCCGCGAGTACATCGAGGCCGCCCGGAACCTCGGGGAAAACGAGATCGCGCTGGACGACATCGGGATCGGGGTCACCCGGCTCAACGCCAGGTTGCTCATCGCGGCGCTTGACGATATTGCCGCGCCGGCCCCGATCGAGAGCTATCAGGGCGGCCTGGAAGCGATGCGGCGGGGCGACGTGCCCGTGCTGGGTGGGGTCACCCCCGGTCAGACGACCGACGCCGTCTCCGCAGCGCTCGCGGAGTACGTCGAGGCCGACCTCCTGGTCTATGCCACGAGCGTGCCGGGCGTGTTCACCGCCGACCCGGACGAGGATGAGACGGCCCGGCACATCGAGGCCATGACGCCCCAGGAACTGATCGACGTGATCGTCGACACCGAACTCGTCGCCGGGAGTTCGGCCCCGGTCGACCTGCTGGCGGCCAAACTAATCGAGCGCTCCGGGATGCGAACCATCGTGCTCGACGGGACCGACCCCGATCGGCTCGTCGACGCAGTGCTCCGCGGGGACCACGACGGGACCGACGTGACGGCCGACGGCGCGCAAACGATGCTCCCCGAGTGGCAGTGA
- the lysS gene encoding lysine--tRNA ligase, whose product MSDEHSPMPDETDPYVLDSVDSRRVFWADTVADLIEAREPTEPIVIKGGISPSGVPHFGNMNEIVRGYFVAEVLRERGYTVRQVFTSDDRDPLRKLPRKLAALDGEIVDLGAVDAGALGRNLGKPYTDIPDPFGCCDSYGAHFASLVEQSAAALDIPVEMISNTEQYEDGAFEAATRTVLERADEARELLAAYQDKVDAEYVPFNPICENCGQITETVTDVDLEAGTVSYRCTDMEAGDQVIEGCGHEGTTSLRNGKLPWRFEWPAQWQLLGVDHEPFGKDHAEGSWPSGAEISRAIFDHQPPVPMVYEWFTLDGAPFSSSAGNVILVSEVLEFLEVPVVKYFFSKDPRKARDFSIEHADQLVAEFDRLEAIYFDEIEDASEDERKRAERVYPFLVDSIRPERIRIPFSFAAVLGMTEDEALREEIARREGHIPDDAPEWAIEAALDRVERAREWARRTDNAFNYDLKRASMPTVEIDEPTAAALDDLADFIEAGASPEEIQGEIYETARRHDIDVGDFFATGYRLFFDQPEGPKLGTFLGKLDEPFVLARLRRER is encoded by the coding sequence ATGTCTGACGAGCACTCACCCATGCCCGACGAGACAGACCCCTATGTCCTCGACTCGGTGGACTCCCGGCGGGTCTTCTGGGCCGATACGGTTGCGGACCTGATCGAGGCCAGAGAGCCGACCGAACCCATCGTCATCAAGGGTGGCATCTCGCCCTCGGGGGTCCCACACTTCGGCAACATGAACGAGATCGTTCGGGGCTACTTCGTCGCCGAGGTGCTCCGCGAACGGGGCTATACGGTCCGGCAGGTCTTCACCAGCGACGACCGGGATCCGCTTCGCAAACTTCCGCGGAAGCTGGCCGCTCTCGACGGGGAGATCGTCGACCTGGGAGCCGTCGATGCCGGGGCGCTCGGCCGGAACCTGGGCAAGCCATACACCGACATTCCCGACCCCTTCGGCTGCTGTGACTCCTATGGCGCGCACTTCGCGAGCCTCGTGGAGCAGTCGGCGGCGGCACTCGACATCCCGGTGGAGATGATCTCGAACACCGAGCAGTACGAGGACGGCGCCTTCGAGGCCGCCACGCGAACGGTCCTCGAACGGGCCGACGAGGCTCGTGAGTTGCTCGCGGCCTACCAGGACAAAGTCGACGCGGAGTATGTCCCGTTCAACCCGATCTGTGAGAACTGCGGTCAGATTACCGAGACGGTGACGGACGTCGACCTGGAGGCGGGTACGGTCTCGTACCGATGTACAGATATGGAGGCCGGCGACCAGGTCATCGAGGGCTGTGGACACGAGGGCACGACCTCGCTCCGAAACGGGAAACTCCCCTGGCGGTTCGAGTGGCCGGCCCAGTGGCAACTGCTGGGGGTGGACCACGAGCCCTTCGGCAAGGACCACGCCGAGGGGTCCTGGCCCAGCGGCGCGGAGATCTCCCGGGCGATCTTCGACCACCAGCCCCCGGTGCCGATGGTCTACGAGTGGTTCACCCTCGACGGCGCGCCCTTCTCCTCCTCGGCGGGCAACGTCATCCTCGTCTCGGAGGTCCTGGAGTTTCTGGAAGTGCCGGTAGTCAAGTACTTCTTCAGCAAGGACCCCCGGAAGGCCAGGGACTTCTCGATCGAACATGCCGACCAGCTGGTCGCGGAGTTCGACCGCCTGGAGGCGATCTACTTCGACGAGATCGAGGACGCAAGCGAGGACGAACGAAAGCGGGCCGAGCGGGTCTATCCCTTCCTCGTGGACTCGATCCGCCCCGAGCGGATCCGGATTCCCTTCTCCTTTGCCGCGGTCCTTGGCATGACCGAGGACGAGGCGCTTCGGGAGGAGATCGCGCGACGGGAGGGCCACATTCCCGACGACGCCCCCGAGTGGGCGATCGAGGCGGCCCTCGACCGCGTCGAGCGAGCCCGGGAGTGGGCCCGTCGGACTGACAACGCCTTCAACTACGACCTCAAGCGGGCCTCGATGCCCACCGTGGAAATCGACGAGCCGACGGCGGCGGCCCTGGACGACCTCGCGGACTTCATCGAGGCGGGGGCCAGCCCCGAGGAGATCCAGGGCGAGATCTACGAGACGGCTCGCCGACACGACATCGACGTCGGGGACTTTTTCGCCACGGGGTATCGACTCTTCTTCGACCAGCCCGAGGGGCCGAAACTCGGTACCTTCCTCGGGAAACTCGACGAGCCCTTCGTGCTGGCACGGTTGCGCCGGGAGCGCTAG